In Brassica napus cultivar Da-Ae chromosome C2, Da-Ae, whole genome shotgun sequence, the sequence tactttttcaactgatatttgtaaaaTTACTGTTctgattatttattaatttttattgtgGTTTTCATCAtagtttttgtttatgtttcttaTTCTGAGCTTAGTGTGAACAAATTTAGATTCACTTTTTTCCCCTTGGCTTAGGTTTGATGAAATATCAGAAAACTAATATTGTAAATGAATTTTCCTCTTATAGATCTTAttgatttctctattttttctgatgtatttttaaattatatttatgtaagTTTTATCTAATGTTATCTGTTGACTAAACTTTTCACTAatctcaaattatattatgtgtttcctctaaaattatttttttatatttctatatcttGTTATGTTTATGTATTTGTTCATATAACCAGCTTGAGTTATAAATGACGTTTTCTTGCATTGAATGACATTAGATGCGTTCATTTGGGTACAACGAAGCTGGATAAAAAGCTTCTGACAGTGGAATCACCTATCAGCTCCGAAAGCGCAGTTTTGTATGTGCTAGTATCTAATTTATTCGATTTGTGTTAAGATTTGTATAATATTATTCATGTCATTCATTCTTGTAGTAATCTTTTTACGCATCTTTCTTTGGGTGAAAAACATATCTTTCTctgaccaatttttttttccttttaccaATCATCGTATTTCATCTTTGATTATTCTGCAGAGCTTCTGCTATGTACATATATCATTAAAGCACGCTCAAATTTTCATATATTGCACATAATAATAGCAatcttttgaataaaatttatcattaaaTCTTTTTATAACCTTCAAAGTTCTTTGTTTTATTCTTCTACGCTTAAAAACTTCTTCTCTAATTCATGAGTCTAAGATTGTTCATCACATAGATATTGCATTTTGTAATACTAAGCAACAAATAAACAGACACTAAGCATGAAAGTTTGTTTATGCCTTCTCCTTCATTCTAACCATATTTCCTAGCTCCTCAATGTACTGACAGATTATATGTTACTTCATCAGCCTCTTATGTATCCAAGTTAAGATACTTCTCTACGACATCTCATTGAGGACCCCTTGTTGGTGCTCCCATAGGCTTGTTCTGTAGTGCAAAATCCTTTCATAATCATAGACACTGGAGACACCAGTAACCAGTTGTTGCATCTCAAAAACCAGATATGGATAAACCATTGATGTTGCTGATGTGGATGGTGATATTGAACTCATTACCCATCTGAGGTTGTAATAAAACATTTGGAGGGACTATTGTTTCAGTCACTACATACGTCTGCAATTGTGATTTCAGAGTAGGGTGCTTACTATTATTATTGGTATCTCTACTCTCGCCATGTTTCTCAAAAGCTCATTAGCTCTTTTTGGTGAGGTGTCAAAGCAACGTCGACATTCCTTGATGAGAAACTGCTTCATATGTTCTTCTCATGAGTCATGACTGTTAATTCAGAATAAATaacacaaataaaacaaaattttcaactaAGCATTACACACACATACTCACTgcagaaaacttgattaagaaTTAGTTTGTCATTGCCCAGAACATAAAACTCATCAAGACTGGCTAAGCCGCcagaaattaacaaattttCAAACAACACAAAACTTGATAATGTACGAAAGGCCTATATAATAACTTGGATAATCATACTCATCGGGACCTCCATGTCGGTGTGAGAAATCGGATCAGTACGACGGCCACATCTGTGGCTAACTTTCTGTGGCTAACTTTTGTTTTAGAAACAAGGAAAGAAAAACTCAAATCTCTTAAATGCTAGAACAAAACATCCTAAAATCAAAGTTAATTAACATTAAACGTTTGTTAATTACCAGAGCATcgttgttttgttttaaattaaaattaacatatattatcatttttccGACTCTAAattcctataaaaaaaattcctatAAAAGTCTGATTCAGATATTATATAACACAGCCAATTGAATCAAATGATTCAGATAATTAAAAACAGAGCAGTACATGTTCGTATAAACCGGGATTagaaacaagaatcaaaccGGTCAATAATTACTGCTACGTAGCCGTTtacttgtattttttaaaacgacaaaAACAGATTAAGTTAAAACAGAGCCATGAATGAGAGAGAGGGAAGAAGAAGCAGAGCAATCGGCGCATTAAACAAATGCCATTAACTGTTttcttctttcatcttcttcttctacatttATTGCTCCTCTTTCACTCTCTGACTCTCtccctctttctctttctttttttttgttctacgTGCAATACAATCCAGAGCATTGAATTGATGTCAAGccgttaaattttcaaaaaaaaaaagtctaaggAACACGACGAACATACACAAACCCATAACTCGATTTATCACCTTTCACTAATCTATGATCAAGTCCTTAACATGGGTTTATCTAAAGATACGACCTTTAGTCATGGGTTCGATCTGATTTTGATTCCAACTCAAGTTCGATCAGAGACTTCTTCTCTTGCCCTTTGATTCCCAGCGACCTTGGAGCAGAGCAAGAACTAAGGGATGTGTTGGATTCATTGAACGGAGATGGTGGTTTAGGTGGAGGAGCTGAacaaactggaatcactgatctCATATGAACAGCTGGAGCAAGTTTCTGATGATTTAACCCAAAACCTCCGGCGAACCTCTCCGGGAAGGGTAGAAGTTTACTGTAACAGTTTCTTCTCTCCATTGATGACGATGATAATGATAAAGGAAACGACTTTATTATCATCTCTGGCTTTGCATCATCTGGGCTCCTCTGTTTTAGCCCTGCATGTTCTTGAGACTTCTCTAGCAAGGATTTGACTTTGGATTGTTGTTGGAGATTTGTTGTTGAAGGCCAGAGTCTCGGTGGTAGTGTTTGTTGATGTTTCAGTGATGTTGAAGATTCATTGGTGTATGGATTAATCATTCTGAGCTTCTCACACAACATGTCTCTTGTGTCTTGTCGGATTGCTCTTCTTCTCGACTGGTTCTGTTCTCTTCTTCTAACCTCTTTGGGTCTAAATCTTGAGAGGACTCTTGCAACtacctctctttctttctcttcaccTCTTTCAGAGTCCAAGCTTGTTGGCACTGTGTAACACAAAAGTGTGAAATGATAGACACTAACAAATggatttaaaaagttttaattttggAGGTAATATTAGCTCACTTTTTCTCAAGGAGAACCAAGCTGCAATAGCAGCGTTCTTCTCAGCTTGCTTCTTAGTCTTTGCTGATTCTCCATTAAATCTCATTCCAGCAAGCTCCACAGTGCAAGAGAACGTCGGAACATGACCAGGTCCTGATCTCACACTTGTGTAAACCGGTAGATCAAGACCAGCTCTATGCGCCGTCTCTTGAAGCAGATTCTTGTAGATCCCAGTCTTATCCTTAGAACAAAAGGGTACAAAAACATCATGAgacttttgacaaaaaaaaaacataaagaaagaTGGTGAATTGAGAGGAAAGACTTGCAAGAACTCTAGCGGTTAGAGACTTTGAAGGACCCTTTGAAGAGAGAGCACTGAGAGCAACTTCAGCAGCTGAATGCTCAGCTTGTCTGAGAGTGGAACAATGAGTGGGGCTTTCAAATATTTCACCGTTGAAGTTTACAGTAGCTTTGAATCTTGGAGCATGATCTGGTCCTTCTCTTGTGCAGGTATATGATGGGAGGCTGAAACAGCTTCTCTGTGCTAGCTCTTGCAACTGATTCTTATACATATCTTTTGCTGCCTGTGTGAGAGgttgagaagaagaggaaagagTAGTAGACAACTCTAAATCAAACCCACCTGCTTAAATTGGTATTTAAGATTTGGTGTCTCTTTATAAATGGAGTAATGAACCAAAGAGTTTGTCTCTATTATGTAATGGACCAACTTGTTAAATTGacattgtaagttttttttttggtgtaacgAGTGTTTGAATGAGAAAAAAGCTTTTATGGTCTCTGGTGTTTAaagtgaattttaaaaatgaaaagaatcGTTTCAGAGTTTTTTTAGAGTTCTATCACATGGTGGTTAGTAAGGCTCGTAATAAAGAGGAGCAGAGGCTACTTAATGATAATAGTGACATTTCAGTTGAACTATGGTCCACGACTCcatgttattatatatacatatatatatatatatatatatgtacattatGTAACACTGAGGAAAATCTTATTGACTCTCTGGAAAGATCTTGTATTTATGATCTGGTGTTTGTGTTAAAAGCTTAGATTTTTCATTTTCAAGGTCTTTTTTAAACTGCACAGTGATTTCCATATATTTGTAAGATGATTTCTAAAATGCTATCTTCGGATAATTCAAGGCTTTAATTATTGATTTGGACATTTTCTTGACTATCTTTGACTCA encodes:
- the LOC106347735 gene encoding double-stranded RNA-binding protein 3; this encodes MYKNQLQELAQRSCFSLPSYTCTREGPDHAPRFKATVNFNGEIFESPTHCSTLRQAEHSAAEVALSALSSKGPSKSLTARVLDKTGIYKNLLQETAHRAGLDLPVYTSVRSGPGHVPTFSCTVELAGMRFNGESAKTKKQAEKNAAIAAWFSLRKMPTSLDSERGEEKEREVVARVLSRFRPKEVRRREQNQSRRRAIRQDTRDMLCEKLRMINPYTNESSTSLKHQQTLPPRLWPSTTNLQQQSKVKSLLEKSQEHAGLKQRSPDDAKPEMIIKSFPLSLSSSSMERRNCYSKLLPFPERFAGGFGLNHQKLAPAVHMRSVIPVCSAPPPKPPSPFNESNTSLSSCSAPRSLGIKGQEKKSLIELELESKSDRTHD